In Phlebotomus papatasi isolate M1 chromosome 1, Ppap_2.1, whole genome shotgun sequence, the following proteins share a genomic window:
- the LOC129797965 gene encoding general odorant-binding protein 19d — MKSLVILSVVLFAVPLVLTLSEDEIKYLTKLANRCANKTQSPASDVKHLIDKDRPIERSTKCLYACMYELFGIINKEGNYAPQAIKDLAKLTHVERPEIRDLLVEIADECVNIRDEDRCELASKIVDCAIKAAEERNIDYREL, encoded by the exons ATGAAGTCCTTAGTGATATTATCTGTGGTTCTTTTTGCAGTTCCATTGGTTTTAACGTTGTCAGAAGATGAAATCAAGTATTTAACTAAATTAGCAAATAGATGTGCAAATAAAACCCAATCTCCCGCTTCTGATGTCAAACATTTAATCGATAAGGACCGTCCAATTGAGCGTTCGACGAAATGCCTCTATGCTTGCATGTATGAACTCTTCGGAATT ATCAACAAGGAGGGAAATTATGCACCACAGGCTATCAAAGACCTAGCTAAATTGACGCACGTCGAAAGGCCAGAAATTAGGGATCTTCTGGTAGAAATTGCAGATGAATGCGTAAATATTCGTGATGAAGATCGATGTGAATTAGCATCCAAAATTGTAGATTGTGCGATTAAAGCAGCTGAGGAAAGGAATATCGATTACCGAGAATTGTAg
- the LOC129797968 gene encoding general odorant-binding protein 72-like — protein sequence MIRLIILLIILFNQIFCSFCADDPMKRAEQLVRRTCQPKTKATDEAIKAINERNFPEEKSIKCYLNCVLEMGQTIKRGKVTYKQALTQINQFVPENQRQAAISALDKCKDEPNGQKDPCEAAYVLAKCLLLNNPKGRFP from the exons ATGATAAGATTAATAATACTTCTGATTATTTTATTCAACCAAATTTTCTGCTCATTT TGTGCTGATGATCCGATGAAGAGAGCTGAACAACTTGTAAGACGAACATGTCAGCCTAAAACCAAAGCTACAGACG AAGCCATCAAAGCCATTAACGAAAGGAATTTTCCAGAAGAGAAAAGCATAAAGTGTTACCTCAACTGTGTATTAGAGATGGGGCAAACT ataaaacGTGGCAAGGTGACATACAAACAAGCGTTGACGCAGATAAATCAGTTTGTACCTGAAAATCAGCGACAAGCTGCTATCTCAGCCCTCGACAAGTGCAAAGATGAAC CCAATGGCCAGAAGGATCCCTGTGAGGCTGCCTATGTTCTGGCCAAATGCCTCCTTCTCAACAATCCAAAAGGAAGGTTTCCATGA